A genomic window from Vagococcus entomophilus includes:
- the ffh gene encoding signal recognition particle protein: MAFESLTERLQSAMSKLRRKGKVSASDVKEMMREIRLALLEADVNFKVVKDFVKRVSDRAVGVEVLESLTPAQQIVKIVNEELTATLGSDVVALNKAPKIPTIVMMVGLQGAGKTTFTGKLANYLKKNEQARPLMIAGDVYRPAAIDQLKVLGQQLDVPVFDMGTEVSPVTIVEKGLEQARANKNDLVLIDTAGRLHIDDLLMNELKEIKELANPNDILLVVDAMTGQDAVNVAESFNEQLDITGVVVTKLDGDTRGGAALSIRAVTGKPIKFVGSGEKLTDLEIFYPDRMASRILGMGDMLTLIEKAQQDYDEKKAEELAQKMKENSFDFNDFIEQLEQVMNMGPLEDLVKMIPGMSGVPGLDNVKMDPKDIERKKAMVFSMTPAERENPELLNPSRRRRLAAGSGNSVVEVNRMIKQFNEAKKMMHQMSKGNMNIPGMDQMFGTGVKGKLGKMAMNRMMKQNKKKKKKKKKK; this comes from the coding sequence ATGGCTTTTGAAAGTTTAACTGAACGACTACAATCAGCAATGAGCAAACTACGTAGAAAAGGAAAAGTTTCTGCATCTGATGTAAAAGAAATGATGCGAGAAATTCGCTTGGCATTGCTTGAAGCCGATGTCAATTTTAAAGTAGTCAAAGATTTTGTCAAACGTGTAAGTGATAGAGCAGTTGGGGTCGAAGTTTTAGAAAGCTTGACTCCAGCACAACAAATTGTCAAAATTGTAAACGAAGAATTAACTGCGACGCTTGGCTCAGATGTGGTGGCTCTGAATAAAGCACCGAAGATTCCTACAATTGTAATGATGGTGGGGCTCCAAGGGGCTGGTAAGACAACCTTTACTGGGAAGCTTGCGAATTACTTGAAAAAAAATGAGCAAGCACGCCCACTGATGATTGCAGGAGACGTTTATCGCCCTGCTGCGATTGACCAATTAAAAGTTTTAGGGCAGCAATTAGATGTCCCTGTTTTTGATATGGGCACAGAAGTTAGTCCAGTCACAATTGTTGAAAAAGGGCTGGAACAAGCAAGAGCCAATAAAAATGATTTAGTTCTAATTGATACGGCAGGACGCTTGCATATTGATGATTTGTTGATGAACGAATTAAAAGAAATTAAAGAGTTAGCGAATCCAAATGATATTTTACTCGTTGTAGATGCGATGACAGGGCAAGATGCTGTAAATGTTGCAGAAAGCTTCAATGAGCAGTTAGATATTACGGGAGTTGTTGTGACGAAACTAGACGGAGATACTCGTGGTGGTGCGGCACTTTCGATTCGTGCTGTGACAGGTAAACCTATCAAGTTTGTTGGTTCTGGTGAAAAGCTAACAGATTTAGAAATTTTCTATCCAGACCGTATGGCAAGCCGTATTCTGGGCATGGGCGATATGCTGACTCTTATCGAAAAAGCACAACAAGACTATGATGAGAAGAAAGCAGAAGAGCTTGCTCAAAAAATGAAAGAAAATAGTTTTGATTTTAATGATTTTATTGAACAGTTGGAACAAGTGATGAACATGGGACCTTTGGAGGATCTTGTCAAGATGATTCCAGGGATGAGTGGTGTTCCTGGACTAGATAATGTCAAGATGGATCCCAAAGATATCGAACGTAAAAAAGCAATGGTCTTTTCGATGACTCCGGCAGAGCGTGAAAATCCTGAATTGTTAAATCCAAGCCGAAGAAGAAGACTTGCTGCTGGTTCTGGGAACAGTGTTGTAGAAGTCAATCGGATGATCAAACAGTTTAATGAAGCCAAAAAAATGATGCATCAGATGTCGAAAGGAAATATGAACATTCCTGGAATGGATCAAATGTTTGGCACAGGCGTTAAAGGAAAACTTGGGAAAATGGCGATGAATCGCATGATGAAGCAGAATAAAAAGAAAAAGAAGAAAAAGAAAAAGAAATAG
- the trmD gene encoding tRNA (guanosine(37)-N1)-methyltransferase TrmD codes for MKIDVLTLFPRMFEGPLTESIIGKAVEKKVLDIEVTNFRDFSDHKHKAVDDYPYGGGAGMLLKVQPIEAALEHVFEKSDRKKSRVVLLDPAGEKFDQKVAEEFAQEEHLVFICGHYEGYDERIRQYVTDEISLGDYVLTGGELGAMVMIDATVRLLPDVLGNKQSALSDSHSTGLLEHPQYTRPADYKGMKVPEVLTNGNHKLIEEWQLKESLRRTYLRRPEMLGNIEQTADIQKLLNEIKEEEE; via the coding sequence ATGAAAATTGATGTTTTAACTCTTTTTCCAAGAATGTTTGAAGGTCCTTTGACAGAATCAATCATAGGCAAAGCAGTTGAAAAAAAAGTGTTGGATATAGAAGTGACAAATTTTCGGGATTTTTCAGATCACAAACATAAAGCAGTAGACGACTATCCTTACGGTGGAGGTGCCGGGATGTTGCTCAAGGTACAACCCATTGAAGCAGCGCTAGAACATGTTTTTGAAAAATCGGATAGAAAGAAATCGAGGGTGGTTTTACTAGATCCTGCAGGGGAAAAATTTGATCAAAAAGTAGCAGAAGAATTTGCTCAAGAAGAACATTTAGTCTTTATTTGTGGTCATTACGAAGGATATGATGAAAGAATAAGACAATATGTAACAGATGAAATTTCTTTAGGGGACTACGTTTTGACAGGGGGCGAGCTAGGTGCCATGGTCATGATTGACGCCACAGTTCGTTTGCTACCAGATGTATTAGGCAATAAGCAGTCAGCGCTATCAGACTCTCATTCTACTGGTTTGTTAGAGCATCCTCAATATACACGACCAGCTGATTACAAAGGAATGAAAGTCCCAGAAGTGTTAACTAATGGAAACCATAAGTTGATTGAAGAATGGCAACTAAAAGAATCACTTAGAAGAACCTATTTAAGACGTCCAGAAATGTTAGGCAATATTGAACAAACTGCTGACATACAGAAGTTACTAAATGAAATTAAAGAAGAAGAGGAATAA
- a CDS encoding DUF1827 family protein, with product MKLIDVTNSHSSLVRSQLDNTDAQQVRVYSLGNTTVIYTISPKHDEIALINKQRSITPEEINTVMEHLTAHPLDRDACELIETDKLVEISIPKK from the coding sequence ATGAAATTAATTGATGTGACAAATAGTCATTCAAGCCTTGTTCGTAGCCAACTAGACAATACAGATGCGCAACAAGTACGCGTTTATAGTCTAGGCAACACAACTGTTATTTACACAATTTCTCCAAAGCATGATGAAATCGCTTTAATTAACAAACAACGCTCCATCACGCCTGAAGAAATTAACACTGTAATGGAACATCTCACGGCTCATCCACTAGATAGAGATGCATGCGAATTAATTGAAACGGACAAATTGGTCGAAATATCTATCCCAAAAAAATGA
- a CDS encoding KH domain-containing protein — protein MTDVKELVLAIVLPLVNRPEQVTLSVEESHDFFEYNLHLAPEDIGRVIGKQGRIIKAIRTIVYSVKSSHPKKVRLNILEEHEKSSETI, from the coding sequence ATGACAGATGTGAAAGAGTTGGTCTTAGCCATTGTTCTTCCGCTTGTCAATCGTCCGGAACAGGTCACTTTGTCTGTGGAAGAGTCGCATGACTTTTTTGAATACAATTTGCACCTAGCTCCCGAGGATATTGGTCGTGTAATAGGAAAGCAAGGAAGAATTATTAAAGCAATTCGTACCATTGTTTATAGTGTGAAGTCTTCACATCCTAAAAAAGTACGTTTAAATATTTTAGAGGAGCATGAAAAAAGCAGTGAGACAATCTAA
- the rimM gene encoding ribosome maturation factor RimM (Essential for efficient processing of 16S rRNA): protein MTNYFNVGKIVNTQGIKGEVRVISITDFPEKRYKKGHVLYLFQEHKEPITLTIATHRKHKNFDILSFEGHPTINDVEKYREGVLKIPETDMGELEENTYYYHQIIGLTVVEKTGEVLGKIKEILSPGANDVWVVQRENAKDIYLPYIESVVLSVDLADKKVVVEIPEGLIDDEN, encoded by the coding sequence TTGACAAACTATTTTAATGTAGGAAAAATTGTGAACACGCAAGGAATCAAAGGGGAAGTTCGGGTCATCTCTATTACAGATTTTCCAGAAAAACGGTATAAAAAAGGTCACGTTCTCTACCTTTTTCAAGAGCATAAAGAGCCAATTACCCTAACAATTGCCACACATAGAAAGCATAAAAATTTTGATATTCTAAGTTTTGAGGGCCATCCAACCATCAATGATGTTGAAAAATATCGAGAAGGTGTTTTAAAAATTCCAGAAACTGATATGGGAGAGTTAGAAGAGAATACCTATTATTATCACCAAATTATTGGTCTAACAGTAGTGGAAAAAACAGGCGAGGTTTTAGGGAAAATTAAAGAAATTCTGTCTCCAGGAGCCAATGATGTATGGGTGGTACAACGCGAAAATGCTAAGGATATTTATCTTCCTTATATTGAATCTGTAGTTCTTTCGGTTGATTTGGCTGATAAAAAAGTAGTAGTTGAAATTCCGGAAGGCTTGATTGATGATGAAAATTGA
- the rpsP gene encoding 30S ribosomal protein S16, which produces MAVKIRLKRMGSKKKPFYRIVVADSRSPRDGRFIETVGTYNPLLDPAKVELKEDLVLDWLSKGAQPSDTVRNLLSNEGVMKKFHEAKFTKK; this is translated from the coding sequence ATGGCAGTAAAAATCCGTTTGAAACGTATGGGTTCTAAAAAGAAACCTTTTTACCGTATTGTTGTAGCTGATTCTCGTTCTCCTCGTGATGGACGTTTTATCGAAACTGTAGGGACTTATAATCCATTATTGGACCCTGCAAAAGTCGAATTAAAAGAAGATTTAGTTTTGGATTGGTTATCTAAAGGTGCGCAACCTTCTGATACTGTTCGTAACCTTCTTTCTAACGAAGGCGTTATGAAAAAATTCCACGAAGCTAAATTCACAAAGAAATAA
- a CDS encoding HD domain-containing protein, which yields MSLSRQQQQQLSAIREYTATILAHDLSGHDMEHIRRVVTLTKQICQTEPAANLFIALSGAYLHDTIDDKLVSDVTISKKNLKNFLSSENLTPQEITQIFDIIERISFKQRFSASNKALSLEGKIVQDADRLDAIGAMGIVRTFYYGGAKGHVIHDPSIQPRTIHSVAEYRKNTTAINHFHEKLLLLKELMNTPHAKKLAEKRHQFMCEFLEEFNSEWNLDSL from the coding sequence ATGTCCCTATCAAGACAACAACAACAGCAGTTATCTGCCATCCGTGAATACACAGCTACTATTTTGGCACATGATCTTTCTGGACACGATATGGAACACATTAGACGTGTGGTCACCTTAACAAAGCAGATTTGTCAAACAGAACCTGCTGCCAATCTATTTATTGCACTCTCTGGTGCTTACTTGCATGACACTATTGATGACAAACTTGTCTCAGATGTAACTATTTCTAAAAAAAACTTAAAAAATTTTTTATCTAGTGAAAACCTTACTCCTCAAGAAATTACACAAATATTTGATATTATTGAACGAATTTCATTCAAACAACGTTTTTCCGCTTCCAATAAAGCGCTTAGCTTAGAAGGGAAAATCGTTCAAGATGCTGACCGTTTAGATGCGATTGGCGCAATGGGAATCGTGCGCACCTTTTATTATGGTGGTGCGAAAGGACATGTAATCCATGATCCCTCAATTCAACCACGTACGATTCATTCTGTAGCAGAATATCGGAAAAATACTACTGCTATCAATCATTTTCATGAAAAGTTGTTATTGTTAAAGGAGTTAATGAATACTCCACATGCTAAGAAGTTAGCTGAAAAAAGGCACCAATTTATGTGTGAGTTTTTAGAAGAATTCAACTCTGAATGGAATTTGGATTCGTTATAA
- a CDS encoding putative DNA-binding protein has product MELNKTNRMNALFEFYSTLLTEKQMNYMELYYADDFSLGEIAEEYDVSRQAVYDNIRRTEKILEDYERKLHLYSNYVVRGELLDHIKHHVSQTYPDDQTIIKALDAIQEIEE; this is encoded by the coding sequence ATGGAGCTGAATAAAACAAATCGGATGAACGCCTTGTTTGAATTTTATTCCACCCTTTTAACCGAAAAACAAATGAATTATATGGAATTATACTATGCAGATGATTTTTCTTTGGGCGAAATTGCCGAGGAATATGATGTTAGTCGACAAGCTGTTTATGATAATATTCGACGAACAGAAAAAATTCTTGAAGACTACGAAAGAAAGTTACATCTGTATTCTAATTATGTCGTACGAGGGGAATTGTTGGATCATATCAAGCACCATGTGAGCCAAACTTATCCCGATGACCAAACCATCATCAAAGCGCTAGATGCAATCCAAGAAATTGAAGAATAG
- a CDS encoding acyl-CoA thioesterase, giving the protein MVQSLIPYTHLAQYYETDQMGIIHHSNYIRWFEEARSDLLDQLHFGYNVMEKKGVMIPVTEVTCTYKSMVHYNDSVYILPKITEFNGIRLTISYEIIDTNTKELRAQGTSSHCFLSRQQKIISIKKKHPEIFAIFEQILQQNLFFNN; this is encoded by the coding sequence ATGGTTCAATCACTAATTCCTTATACTCATCTGGCACAATATTATGAAACAGATCAAATGGGAATTATTCATCACTCAAACTACATTCGCTGGTTTGAAGAAGCCAGATCGGATTTACTTGATCAATTACACTTTGGTTACAACGTCATGGAGAAAAAGGGAGTCATGATTCCTGTCACTGAGGTCACTTGTACCTATAAAAGTATGGTACATTACAACGATTCCGTTTATATTTTACCAAAAATTACTGAATTTAATGGGATTCGCCTTACCATTTCGTATGAAATCATCGACACAAACACAAAAGAATTACGTGCTCAAGGAACAAGCTCTCATTGTTTTCTTTCCAGGCAGCAAAAAATTATATCAATTAAAAAAAAGCATCCTGAGATTTTCGCTATTTTTGAGCAAATACTTCAACAAAATCTATTTTTTAACAACTAA
- a CDS encoding DUF523 domain-containing protein, with amino-acid sequence MIGVSACLAGVACRYDGKSQEQKVLKKLVETGQAIMVCPEVLGGLPIPRKPAEIIGGDGFDVWKGTAQIWECQGEEVTESYKAGARLAYKILQEKQVTTLILKEKSPSCGSGMIYDGTFTGNKITGVGVATAYFIKKGLKIFSEEQLTQEEDLLRAILSEDEGM; translated from the coding sequence ATGATTGGTGTTAGTGCATGTCTGGCAGGAGTTGCTTGTCGCTATGATGGGAAAAGTCAAGAACAAAAAGTCTTAAAAAAACTTGTTGAAACTGGGCAGGCCATAATGGTTTGTCCTGAAGTTTTAGGAGGATTGCCAATTCCTCGAAAACCAGCAGAAATCATCGGTGGAGATGGTTTTGATGTTTGGAAGGGCACAGCACAGATATGGGAGTGTCAAGGTGAAGAAGTAACAGAAAGTTATAAAGCTGGCGCACGACTTGCTTATAAAATTTTGCAAGAAAAGCAAGTGACCACGCTGATTTTAAAAGAAAAAAGTCCTTCGTGTGGTAGTGGGATGATTTATGATGGGACATTTACAGGAAATAAAATAACTGGTGTAGGAGTGGCAACAGCTTACTTTATCAAAAAAGGATTAAAAATTTTTTCTGAAGAGCAGCTGACTCAAGAAGAAGATTTGTTGCGCGCGATTCTCTCTGAAGATGAAGGAATGTAA